Proteins from one Mesotoga infera genomic window:
- a CDS encoding nucleotidyltransferase has product MKVLGLVVEYNPFHNGHLFHLRQSKELVKPDYTVAIMSGNFVQRGEPAVIEKFSRARVALKLGVDLVLELPVVYALQDAGGFATGSIRSLDHAGVTDVVFGSETGDLSLMSEVSKILIEEPDEYRRSLRFHLKEGHSFPNARKYAIRDFIGRRDSDLSFRIEEIGSSNNILGVEYIRAMKEIGSKIRPHAIKRTGAAYTDENHKGEFSSATAIRRLLSKGDLESVKEAVPQESFDAILGEIRTGKGPVFREDTESFFIPYLRLLSRSDYGRYYGFVEGLDARFRECSMSSDMTAFTNCVKTKRFTLSRIRRLMYYPAFGFTGDLIEKSNDLGPQYLRVLAFNEKGREYLSSVKKMVSIPIITTASLWRKVVDQALKRKMEIDVKLLEEQLERDFKASDFYSSLYRSPEWRSRGSEMLSQVIYEKGHF; this is encoded by the coding sequence ATGAAGGTTCTCGGTCTCGTGGTTGAGTACAATCCATTTCATAATGGCCATCTCTTTCACCTCCGGCAATCGAAGGAGCTGGTGAAACCGGATTATACCGTTGCGATCATGAGCGGTAACTTCGTTCAGCGCGGCGAACCGGCGGTTATCGAGAAGTTTTCCCGTGCAAGGGTGGCGTTAAAACTGGGAGTGGATCTAGTTCTGGAATTGCCAGTGGTTTACGCGCTTCAAGATGCCGGCGGTTTTGCGACCGGTTCGATTCGCTCTCTTGACCACGCCGGCGTGACCGATGTGGTATTTGGTAGCGAGACCGGAGATCTCTCTCTCATGAGCGAAGTCTCGAAAATCCTGATAGAAGAACCCGACGAGTACCGCAGAAGTTTGCGCTTTCATCTGAAGGAAGGCCACTCTTTTCCGAATGCCCGTAAATACGCAATCAGGGATTTTATTGGCAGAAGAGACAGCGACCTGTCTTTCAGGATAGAGGAGATAGGCTCTTCAAATAATATTCTTGGAGTCGAGTACATAAGAGCGATGAAGGAGATAGGGAGTAAGATAAGACCCCACGCGATAAAAAGGACGGGCGCCGCCTATACTGACGAGAACCACAAAGGCGAATTCTCTTCGGCGACGGCAATTAGAAGGCTTCTTTCAAAAGGCGACCTAGAATCGGTGAAGGAGGCAGTTCCACAGGAGTCGTTTGACGCGATACTTGGCGAGATAAGGACCGGTAAGGGTCCCGTCTTTCGTGAGGATACGGAGAGCTTCTTCATACCATACCTGCGGCTTTTATCGCGAAGCGATTATGGGCGATACTACGGTTTCGTGGAAGGTCTTGATGCCAGATTCAGAGAGTGTTCTATGAGTTCCGACATGACGGCCTTCACCAACTGTGTCAAGACTAAAAGGTTCACGCTTTCAAGGATCAGGAGGTTGATGTATTATCCGGCCTTCGGATTCACCGGAGATTTGATCGAAAAGAGCAACGATCTTGGACCGCAGTACCTACGTGTTCTTGCTTTCAACGAAAAGGGAAGAGAGTACCTGTCAAGCGTAAAAAAGATGGTGAGCATTCCCATTATCACGACGGCATCGCTGTGGAGAAAAGTGGTGGATCAGGCGCTCAAGAGGAAAATGGAAATAGATGTGAAGCTACTAGAAGAACAGCTGGAGAGAGATTTTAAGGCCAGTGATTTTTACTCCTCTCTGTACAGGTCTCCGGAATGGCGCTCGAGAGGTTCCGAGATGCTTTCGCAGGTTATATACGAGAAGGGTCACTTCTGA